The Anopheles gambiae chromosome 2, idAnoGambNW_F1_1, whole genome shotgun sequence genomic sequence ttaaaatgtttgaataCTTAAAAACAAACCTCTTAAAGCTATGTTTTAAACAGCGCGATTCCACTGGAAACTACTCAAATTCAAACATTATGCACTTTGCCTTGAGAATATTACACTCAACCGCATTCCATTGCACGAGTTTAAGCGTGTTGGAATAAACCAGAGCTTACGCGAGCGATAGAGAGCTAATTTCGATCTATCTACAACATACACCTCCCTCCAGTCAAATTCTTAAATTCTGTATCGGTTCAGCGCCAGCTCTACCTGCATCTGTATGAGGTTCTTGTTTTCTTCAAATATTTCCTTCGCCAGCATCTGGCGCTTCTGCTCGAGCAGCGCATTTTCCTTCACGTAATGTGCCATCAGTTTATCGTACTCCTCGCTAGCCGTCAGCGAGGCGTCCAGGCTGGCGGGCGCATTGTTCGCGCACCCATCCACCACTAGCAGCTTCTTCATCTTCACTATCTCATTGCGCTCCGTTTGAATGCGGGCCTGCAGTTGCGCTTTCCAGTTGACCAGCTCTTGATTTTCCAGCTGCAGCCGTATGAGCGTCAAGTACTCCGGATGGTTTtggggcagcagcaaaaacccgTTGTCCGTCACGGTTACCTTATCACTTACCGGGACCGGGGCTTCCGAGGCGACCGGTTGACCTGCAGCGGCACCGTCCGCTTTCCCCACCACCGTCGCCATGGCCGTGTCGGGCGAATTGGCTATGGACAGTTTGCGTTCGGCCGGGGCCGTTTCGTCCGGCGTTTCTTGGGGTGTGTTTTTGGCTTCCGTGTTTGTGGCCGACTCGGTCGAGATCGCTGTTACCGTTTTGATCGACGACTCATCGTCCGAGCAGGACAGTTTCGCCTTTTGCAGATTCAAATCAATCGAAATGTCACCATCGACCGTGTCGTCGAGGCTTTTCTGTACGCAGTCTGACTTTTTCTCGAACGAGCGTAACTTGCGCTGCAATGAGTGGGAGGGAAAAGGGTGAGGAACTGGGGTGCGCAATGTTTGCTCATGTGGTTTAGCCATACGCGCTGTATGGCAGAAACGGGTTAGTTAGGCAAACTTACCTTCAGCTGTGTAATAATGCGCTGCACCTCCCAAAGCTGTTCTTCGCGCTTCTTCGTCACAAAGCCGGCATTCATTTCGGCGTGTATTTGTGCCAGCAAACTTTCCTGCTTTCTTAGCTCGGTCGATATTTCCTCGGGTGTTTCGGGTAGATTTGGGCTGGATGCTGTTATCGGTGGAACATACCTGAAAGTGAACGTGGAAACCGATATTAGCTGTAGAAATCTAGCTTCACTCAACGCAATGTCTCCGTACTTGAGCAAAAAGCTAGAAAGAAGCTTTACTCGAGTCTTTTTAAACATCACGACGGCAGGTTTTCTACGAGCACGAGACGTATTCAACGGTGCTTTTGAGAAAACTGTGCCAACGAGCGTAATGCACTACACGCGGACAACCATTGCTTTCTTATCTTGAGTTGTTTGAGCTATGCTGACGGTACACAACTTATCTAGATACACGGGCAATCAACCGAAAGCCGAAACAACCCTACCAGATACTCACTTATGTAAGATGGTGTCGGCAAACAGCGTGCTACAGTGGCACAGTATCGCCACGAAGAGGCGGTGCGACATCTGAAGCGTCGGACTCAGCAGCATCGCAATGTTCTGCGCGTTCAtcttggtgaaatcttcattctgCGTCACGGCATCGACGTGCATAAACATCCAGGACAGCAGGGTTCGGTTGCAGCTGGGCAGCTGCTCGACCAAGCACACcagctcctgctcctgctgggAAACCTGCGAATGGGAGGCCACCTCCTCGAAGCGCGACGACAGATCGGTGGTAAGTATCGGTTCCG encodes the following:
- the LOC1273818 gene encoding ralA-binding protein 1, giving the protein MSFAAGAKKSKQQQIAHLPDQFPVVCKVAMDFDSPDCVEKDFPGLYGSDASGKSKKDDKDFSDADPEKVSKKELLIGRRKDKKEKKTAYATLEGESSPEEELETKSPSKTKKSKTFKFPSKSKEKREKSREKDKDRPETSKQEESVKPPEKGEKEKDKKKDKEKKEKEKKEKSKDKKEKKLKQGSVSEEVLELGDAQPIFGVSLGLATERSRCHDGINLPLVVRDCIDYLQEHGLQSEQIYKVEAVKTKLQQLKRTYNNREGSCSGEMDVPIACGLLKMFLRELPEPILTTDLSSRFEEVASHSQVSQQEQELVCLVEQLPSCNRTLLSWMFMHVDAVTQNEDFTKMNAQNIAMLLSPTLQMSHRLFVAILCHCSTLFADTILHKYVPPITASSPNLPETPEEISTELRKQESLLAQIHAEMNAGFVTKKREEQLWEVQRIITQLKRKLRSFEKKSDCVQKSLDDTVDGDISIDLNLQKAKLSCSDDESSIKTVTAISTESATNTEAKNTPQETPDETAPAERKLSIANSPDTAMATVVGKADGAAAGQPVASEAPVPVSDKVTVTDNGFLLLPQNHPEYLTLIRLQLENQELVNWKAQLQARIQTERNEIVKMKKLLVVDGCANNAPASLDASLTASEEYDKLMAHYVKENALLEQKRQMLAKEIFEENKNLIQMQVELALNRYRI